Proteins encoded together in one Diceros bicornis minor isolate mBicDic1 chromosome 18, mDicBic1.mat.cur, whole genome shotgun sequence window:
- the PLCD3 gene encoding 1-phosphatidylinositol 4,5-bisphosphate phosphodiesterase delta-3 isoform X2: MAGPGRLLQGLTEDEDVHAMLRGSRFRKIRSRTWHKERLYRLQEDGLSVWFQRRIPRALSQHIFFVQHIEAVREGHQSEGLRRFGGAFPPARCLTIAFKGRRKNLDLAAPTAEEAQRWVRGLAKLRARLDAMSQRERLDHWIHSYLHRADSNQDSKMSFKEIKSLLRMVNVDMNDMYAYHLFKECDHSNNERLEGTEIEEFLRRLLKRPELEEIFHRYSGEDRVLSAPELLEFLEDQGEDGVTLAHAQHLIQTYELNETAKQHELMTLDGFMMYLLSPEGAALDPAHMCVFQDMDQPLAHYFISSSHNTYLTDSQIGGPSSTEAYVRAFAQGCRCVELDCWEGPGGEPVIYHGHTLTSKILFRDVVQAVRDHAFTLSPYPVILSLENHCGLEQQAAMARHLHAILGDMLVTQALDSQNPEELPSPEQLKCRVLVKGKKLPAARSEDGRILPDREEEEEEEEEEEEAEAAEQRRLAKQISPELSALAVYCCATRLRTLRPAPAPPQPCQVSSLSERKAKKLIREAGNSFVRHNTRQLTRVYPLGLRMTSANYSPQEMWNSGCQLVALNFQTPGYEMDLNAGRFLINGQCGYVLKPACLRQPDTTFDPECPGPPRTTLTIQVLTAQQLPKLNAEKPNSIVDPLVRVEIHGVPTDCARKETNYVLNNGFNPRWGQTLQFQLRAPELVLVRFVVEDYDATSPNDFVGQFTLPLNSLKQGYRHIHLLSKDGASLSPATLFVHIRIQRS, encoded by the exons GCCTGACGGAGGACGAGGACGTGCACGCCATGCTGCGGGGCTCCCGGTTCCGCAAGATCCGCTCGCGGACGTGGCACAAGGAGCGGCTGTACCGGCTGCAGGAGGATGGCCTGAGCGTGTGGTTCCAGCGGCGCATCCCGCGCGCGCTGTCGCAGCACATCT TCTTCGTGCAGCACATCGAGGCCGTCCGCGAGGGCCACCAGTCAGAGGGCCTGCGGCGCTTCGGGGGCGCCTTCCCGCCAGCGCGCTGCCTCACCATCGCCTTCAAAGGCCGCCGCAAGAACCTGGACCTGGCGGCGCCCACGGCCGAGGAGGCGCAGCGCTGGGTGCGCGGCCTGGCCAAGCTGCGCGCGCGCCTCGACGCCATGAGCCAGCGCGAGCGCCTCGACCA CTGGATCCACTCCTATCTGCACCGGGCTGACTCCAACCAGGACAGTAAGATGAGCTTCAAGGAGATCAAGAGCCTGCTCAGAATGGTCAACGTGGACATGAATGACATGTACGCCTACCACCTCTTCAAG GAGTGCGACCACTCCAACAACGAGCGGCTGGAGGGGACTGAGATCGAGGAGTTTCTGCGGCGGCTGCTGAAACGTCCCGAGTTGGAGGAGATCTTCCATCGGTACTCGGGCGAGGACCGTGTGCTGAGCGCCCCCGAGCTGCTGGAGTTCCTGGAGGACCAGGGCGAGGATGGTGTCACGCTAGCCCATGCCCAGCACCTCATCCAGACCTATGAGCTCAATGAGACAG CCAAGCAGCACGAGCTGATGACACTGGATGGCTTCATGATGTACCTGTTGTCACCCGAAGGGGCTGCCCTGGACCCAGCCCACATGTGTGTGTTCCAGGACATGGACCAGCCCCTTGCCCACTACTTCATCTCCTCCTCCCACAATACCTATCTGACCGACTCTCAGATCGGGGGACCCAGCAGCACCGAGGCCTATGTTAG GGCCTTTGCCCAGGGATGTCGCTGTGTGGAGCTGGACTGCTGGGAGGGGCCAGGAGGGGAGCCCGTCATCTACCATGGCCACACGCTCACCTCCAAGATCCTCTTCCGAGACGTGGTCCAGGCTGTGCGTGACCACGCCTTCACG CTGTCCCCATACCCTGTCATCTTGTCCCTCGAGAACCACTGCGGGCTGGAGCAGCAGGCTGCCATGGCCCGCCACCTCCACGCCATCCTGGGGGACATGCTGGTGACACAGGCACTGGACTCCCAGAACCCTGAAGAGCTGCCGTCCCCAGAG CAGCTGAAGTGCCGGGTCCTGGTGAAGGGGAAGAAGCTGCCAGCTGCCCGGAGCGAGGATGGCCGAATTTTACCCGaccgggaggaggaggaggaagaggaggaggaagaagaggaggcagAGGCCGCAGAACAGAGGCGGCTG GCCAAGCAGATCTCTCCGGAACTGTCGGCCCTGGCTGTGTACTGCTGTGCCACCCGCCTGCGCACCctgcgccccgcccccgccccgcctcaGCCCTGCCAGGTCAGCTCCCTCAGCGAGCGCAAGGCCAAGAAGCTCATCCGAGAGGCAG GGAACAGCTTCGTCAGGCACAACACCCGCCAACTGACCCGTGTCTACCCGCTGGGGCTTCGGATGACCTCGGCCAACTACAGCCCCCAGGAGATGTGGAACTCCGGCTGTCAGCTGG TGGCCCTGAACTTCCAGACGCCAGGTTATGAGATGGACCTCAATGCTGGGCGCTTTCTTATCAACGGGCAGTGTGGCTACGTCCTGAAACCTGCCTGCCTGCGGCAGCCTGACACAACCTTTGACCCTGAGTGCCCTGGACCCCCCAGAACTACTCTCACTATCCAG GTGCTGACTGCACAGCAGCTGCCCAAGCTGAACGCCGAGAAGCCAAACTCCATCGTGGACCCCCTGGTGCGCGTTGAGATCCATGGGGTGCCCACAGACTGCGCTCGAAAGGAGACCAACTACGTGCTCAACAACG GCTTCAACCCCCGCTGGGGGCAGACCCTGCAGTTCCAGCTGCGGGCTCCGGAGCTGGTGCTGGTCCGATTCGTGGTAGAAGATTATGACGCCACCTCCCCCAATGACTTTGTGGGCCAGTTTACGCTGCCTCTCAACAGCCTGAAGCAAG GGTACCGCCACATCCACCTGCTTTCCAAGGACGGGGCCTCACTGTCACCAGCCACGCTCTTTGTCCACATCCGCATCCAGCGCTCCTGA
- the PLCD3 gene encoding 1-phosphatidylinositol 4,5-bisphosphate phosphodiesterase delta-3 isoform X1, whose product MLCGRWRSCRRRRSEEPPVPAQVAAPVAFPSPPAPPDSGTKRPGLRALKKMGLTEDEDVHAMLRGSRFRKIRSRTWHKERLYRLQEDGLSVWFQRRIPRALSQHIFFVQHIEAVREGHQSEGLRRFGGAFPPARCLTIAFKGRRKNLDLAAPTAEEAQRWVRGLAKLRARLDAMSQRERLDHWIHSYLHRADSNQDSKMSFKEIKSLLRMVNVDMNDMYAYHLFKECDHSNNERLEGTEIEEFLRRLLKRPELEEIFHRYSGEDRVLSAPELLEFLEDQGEDGVTLAHAQHLIQTYELNETAKQHELMTLDGFMMYLLSPEGAALDPAHMCVFQDMDQPLAHYFISSSHNTYLTDSQIGGPSSTEAYVRAFAQGCRCVELDCWEGPGGEPVIYHGHTLTSKILFRDVVQAVRDHAFTLSPYPVILSLENHCGLEQQAAMARHLHAILGDMLVTQALDSQNPEELPSPEQLKCRVLVKGKKLPAARSEDGRILPDREEEEEEEEEEEEAEAAEQRRLAKQISPELSALAVYCCATRLRTLRPAPAPPQPCQVSSLSERKAKKLIREAGNSFVRHNTRQLTRVYPLGLRMTSANYSPQEMWNSGCQLVALNFQTPGYEMDLNAGRFLINGQCGYVLKPACLRQPDTTFDPECPGPPRTTLTIQVLTAQQLPKLNAEKPNSIVDPLVRVEIHGVPTDCARKETNYVLNNGFNPRWGQTLQFQLRAPELVLVRFVVEDYDATSPNDFVGQFTLPLNSLKQGYRHIHLLSKDGASLSPATLFVHIRIQRS is encoded by the exons GCCTGACGGAGGACGAGGACGTGCACGCCATGCTGCGGGGCTCCCGGTTCCGCAAGATCCGCTCGCGGACGTGGCACAAGGAGCGGCTGTACCGGCTGCAGGAGGATGGCCTGAGCGTGTGGTTCCAGCGGCGCATCCCGCGCGCGCTGTCGCAGCACATCT TCTTCGTGCAGCACATCGAGGCCGTCCGCGAGGGCCACCAGTCAGAGGGCCTGCGGCGCTTCGGGGGCGCCTTCCCGCCAGCGCGCTGCCTCACCATCGCCTTCAAAGGCCGCCGCAAGAACCTGGACCTGGCGGCGCCCACGGCCGAGGAGGCGCAGCGCTGGGTGCGCGGCCTGGCCAAGCTGCGCGCGCGCCTCGACGCCATGAGCCAGCGCGAGCGCCTCGACCA CTGGATCCACTCCTATCTGCACCGGGCTGACTCCAACCAGGACAGTAAGATGAGCTTCAAGGAGATCAAGAGCCTGCTCAGAATGGTCAACGTGGACATGAATGACATGTACGCCTACCACCTCTTCAAG GAGTGCGACCACTCCAACAACGAGCGGCTGGAGGGGACTGAGATCGAGGAGTTTCTGCGGCGGCTGCTGAAACGTCCCGAGTTGGAGGAGATCTTCCATCGGTACTCGGGCGAGGACCGTGTGCTGAGCGCCCCCGAGCTGCTGGAGTTCCTGGAGGACCAGGGCGAGGATGGTGTCACGCTAGCCCATGCCCAGCACCTCATCCAGACCTATGAGCTCAATGAGACAG CCAAGCAGCACGAGCTGATGACACTGGATGGCTTCATGATGTACCTGTTGTCACCCGAAGGGGCTGCCCTGGACCCAGCCCACATGTGTGTGTTCCAGGACATGGACCAGCCCCTTGCCCACTACTTCATCTCCTCCTCCCACAATACCTATCTGACCGACTCTCAGATCGGGGGACCCAGCAGCACCGAGGCCTATGTTAG GGCCTTTGCCCAGGGATGTCGCTGTGTGGAGCTGGACTGCTGGGAGGGGCCAGGAGGGGAGCCCGTCATCTACCATGGCCACACGCTCACCTCCAAGATCCTCTTCCGAGACGTGGTCCAGGCTGTGCGTGACCACGCCTTCACG CTGTCCCCATACCCTGTCATCTTGTCCCTCGAGAACCACTGCGGGCTGGAGCAGCAGGCTGCCATGGCCCGCCACCTCCACGCCATCCTGGGGGACATGCTGGTGACACAGGCACTGGACTCCCAGAACCCTGAAGAGCTGCCGTCCCCAGAG CAGCTGAAGTGCCGGGTCCTGGTGAAGGGGAAGAAGCTGCCAGCTGCCCGGAGCGAGGATGGCCGAATTTTACCCGaccgggaggaggaggaggaagaggaggaggaagaagaggaggcagAGGCCGCAGAACAGAGGCGGCTG GCCAAGCAGATCTCTCCGGAACTGTCGGCCCTGGCTGTGTACTGCTGTGCCACCCGCCTGCGCACCctgcgccccgcccccgccccgcctcaGCCCTGCCAGGTCAGCTCCCTCAGCGAGCGCAAGGCCAAGAAGCTCATCCGAGAGGCAG GGAACAGCTTCGTCAGGCACAACACCCGCCAACTGACCCGTGTCTACCCGCTGGGGCTTCGGATGACCTCGGCCAACTACAGCCCCCAGGAGATGTGGAACTCCGGCTGTCAGCTGG TGGCCCTGAACTTCCAGACGCCAGGTTATGAGATGGACCTCAATGCTGGGCGCTTTCTTATCAACGGGCAGTGTGGCTACGTCCTGAAACCTGCCTGCCTGCGGCAGCCTGACACAACCTTTGACCCTGAGTGCCCTGGACCCCCCAGAACTACTCTCACTATCCAG GTGCTGACTGCACAGCAGCTGCCCAAGCTGAACGCCGAGAAGCCAAACTCCATCGTGGACCCCCTGGTGCGCGTTGAGATCCATGGGGTGCCCACAGACTGCGCTCGAAAGGAGACCAACTACGTGCTCAACAACG GCTTCAACCCCCGCTGGGGGCAGACCCTGCAGTTCCAGCTGCGGGCTCCGGAGCTGGTGCTGGTCCGATTCGTGGTAGAAGATTATGACGCCACCTCCCCCAATGACTTTGTGGGCCAGTTTACGCTGCCTCTCAACAGCCTGAAGCAAG GGTACCGCCACATCCACCTGCTTTCCAAGGACGGGGCCTCACTGTCACCAGCCACGCTCTTTGTCCACATCCGCATCCAGCGCTCCTGA
- the PLCD3 gene encoding 1-phosphatidylinositol 4,5-bisphosphate phosphodiesterase delta-3 isoform X3, with protein sequence MLCGRWRSCRRRRSEEPPVPAQVAAPVAFPSPPAPPDSGTKRPGLRALKKMGLTEDEDVHAMLRGSRFRKIRSRTWHKERLYRLQEDGLSVWFQRRIPRALSQHIFFVQHIEAVREGHQSEGLRRFGGAFPPARCLTIAFKGRRKNLDLAAPTAEEAQRWVRGLAKLRARLDAMSQRERLDHWIHSYLHRADSNQDSKMSFKEIKSLLRMVNVDMNDMYAYHLFKECDHSNNERLEGTEIEEFLRRLLKRPELEEIFHRYSGEDRVLSAPELLEFLEDQGEDGVTLAHAQHLIQTYELNETAKQHELMTLDGFMMYLLSPEGAALDPAHMCVFQDMDQPLAHYFISSSHNTYLTDSQIGGPSSTEAYVRAFAQGCRCVELDCWEGPGGEPVIYHGHTLTSKILFRDVVQAVRDHAFTLSPYPVILSLENHCGLEQQAAMARHLHAILGDMLVTQALDSQNPEELPSPEQLKCRVLVKGKKLPAARSEDGRILPDREEEEEEEEEEEEAEAAEQRRLAKQISPELSALAVYCCATRLRTLRPAPAPPQPCQVSSLSERKAKKLIREAGNSFVRHNTRQLTRVYPLGLRMTSANYSPQEMWNSGCQLGADCTAAAQAERREAKLHRGPPGAR encoded by the exons GCCTGACGGAGGACGAGGACGTGCACGCCATGCTGCGGGGCTCCCGGTTCCGCAAGATCCGCTCGCGGACGTGGCACAAGGAGCGGCTGTACCGGCTGCAGGAGGATGGCCTGAGCGTGTGGTTCCAGCGGCGCATCCCGCGCGCGCTGTCGCAGCACATCT TCTTCGTGCAGCACATCGAGGCCGTCCGCGAGGGCCACCAGTCAGAGGGCCTGCGGCGCTTCGGGGGCGCCTTCCCGCCAGCGCGCTGCCTCACCATCGCCTTCAAAGGCCGCCGCAAGAACCTGGACCTGGCGGCGCCCACGGCCGAGGAGGCGCAGCGCTGGGTGCGCGGCCTGGCCAAGCTGCGCGCGCGCCTCGACGCCATGAGCCAGCGCGAGCGCCTCGACCA CTGGATCCACTCCTATCTGCACCGGGCTGACTCCAACCAGGACAGTAAGATGAGCTTCAAGGAGATCAAGAGCCTGCTCAGAATGGTCAACGTGGACATGAATGACATGTACGCCTACCACCTCTTCAAG GAGTGCGACCACTCCAACAACGAGCGGCTGGAGGGGACTGAGATCGAGGAGTTTCTGCGGCGGCTGCTGAAACGTCCCGAGTTGGAGGAGATCTTCCATCGGTACTCGGGCGAGGACCGTGTGCTGAGCGCCCCCGAGCTGCTGGAGTTCCTGGAGGACCAGGGCGAGGATGGTGTCACGCTAGCCCATGCCCAGCACCTCATCCAGACCTATGAGCTCAATGAGACAG CCAAGCAGCACGAGCTGATGACACTGGATGGCTTCATGATGTACCTGTTGTCACCCGAAGGGGCTGCCCTGGACCCAGCCCACATGTGTGTGTTCCAGGACATGGACCAGCCCCTTGCCCACTACTTCATCTCCTCCTCCCACAATACCTATCTGACCGACTCTCAGATCGGGGGACCCAGCAGCACCGAGGCCTATGTTAG GGCCTTTGCCCAGGGATGTCGCTGTGTGGAGCTGGACTGCTGGGAGGGGCCAGGAGGGGAGCCCGTCATCTACCATGGCCACACGCTCACCTCCAAGATCCTCTTCCGAGACGTGGTCCAGGCTGTGCGTGACCACGCCTTCACG CTGTCCCCATACCCTGTCATCTTGTCCCTCGAGAACCACTGCGGGCTGGAGCAGCAGGCTGCCATGGCCCGCCACCTCCACGCCATCCTGGGGGACATGCTGGTGACACAGGCACTGGACTCCCAGAACCCTGAAGAGCTGCCGTCCCCAGAG CAGCTGAAGTGCCGGGTCCTGGTGAAGGGGAAGAAGCTGCCAGCTGCCCGGAGCGAGGATGGCCGAATTTTACCCGaccgggaggaggaggaggaagaggaggaggaagaagaggaggcagAGGCCGCAGAACAGAGGCGGCTG GCCAAGCAGATCTCTCCGGAACTGTCGGCCCTGGCTGTGTACTGCTGTGCCACCCGCCTGCGCACCctgcgccccgcccccgccccgcctcaGCCCTGCCAGGTCAGCTCCCTCAGCGAGCGCAAGGCCAAGAAGCTCATCCGAGAGGCAG GGAACAGCTTCGTCAGGCACAACACCCGCCAACTGACCCGTGTCTACCCGCTGGGGCTTCGGATGACCTCGGCCAACTACAGCCCCCAGGAGATGTGGAACTCCGGCTGTCAGCTGG GTGCTGACTGCACAGCAGCTGCCCAAGCTGAACGCCGAGAAGCCAAACTCCATCGTGGACCCCCTGGTGCGCGTTGA